The Prunus persica cultivar Lovell chromosome G7, Prunus_persica_NCBIv2, whole genome shotgun sequence genome has a segment encoding these proteins:
- the LOC18770570 gene encoding uncharacterized protein LOC18770570, with protein sequence MACGPAQVYIDSKSFNPYSSPPFSLFLPPTNSVKMKKPVQVYISSVLKACRNHVNVSNTCSPPQLNIKNLRARAATPTAPTTLVGPPDLTRLTNKVFPSYGNPCLDLFYQVVPDAANAGADSHKYLKQLLPVAWSHNPSTTLKLICNKLNVHGKDDQDGFYTAAFWLHHNHPKTLACNVPSIAGSFGTLTTLLEILYRILQGQDRPLHLCLYGDIITVSSAGSETILALARMAVERYQRDPDYRFLHDRISDLFTDCLKSDIQNLNKHHQQNINDDEDDESTKCLETTYAEGLVPFHRLLFRSRHSALREHRQEVFSPRIIPGIRRS encoded by the coding sequence ATGGCGTGCGGCCCGGCCCAAGTCTATatagactcaaaatctttcaaTCCGTATTCGTCTCCTCCTTTCTCCTTGTTTCTGCCTCCCACAAATTcagtgaagatgaagaaaccGGTGCAAGTGTATATCAGTTCGGTTCTGAAAGCATGCCGGAACCATGTCAATGTCAGCAATACTTGTTCACCTCCACAACTGAATATCAAAAATTTAAGGGCTCGTGCTGCAACTCCAACTGCTCCAACAACTCTTGTTGGTCCTCCAGATCTCACAAGATTAACCAACAAGGTCTTCCCCTCCTACGGTAACCCCTGTCTAGATCTATTTTACCAAGTGGTACCAGACGCTGCCAACGCTGGTGCCGATTCCCACAAATATCTTAAGCAACTGCTGCCGGTGGCCTGGTCCCACAATCCCTCAACGACCCTCAAGCTCATCTGCAACAAACTCAATGTCCATGGAAAAGACGACCAAGATGGCTTCTACACGGCGGCGTTTTGGCTCCATCATAACCACCCTAAGACCCTAGCCTGCAACGTCCCGTCTATTGCGGGGTCCTTCGGCACTTTAACGACCCTTTTGGAAATTCTATACCGGATCCTACAAGGCCAAGATCGCCCCCTCCATCTCTGTCTCTACGGGGATATCATAACCGTCAGCTCTGCTGGTAGCGAGACGATCCTCGCCTTGGCCAGAATGGCCGTTGAGAGGTACCAGCGGGACCCGGATTATCGGTTCTTACACGACCGGATTTCGGATCTTTTCACCGATTGCTTGAAGTCTGATATTCAAAACTTGAACAAACACCACCAGCAGAATATcaatgatgatgaggatgatgagtCGACTAAGTGCTTGGAGACAACCTACGCGGAGGGACTGGTGCCCTTCCATCGACTCCTCTTTCGATCACGCCACTCTGCTCTGCGAGAGCATCGCCAAGAAGTTTTTTCCCCGAGAATCATACCCGGAATACGAAGGTCTTGA
- the LOC109950383 gene encoding uncharacterized protein LOC109950383: MNKWGYNSGFKREPCVVKKYLEDVKAAGNSKIEPGALLPHEIIGYVNDGDVGQVAEIQWKAMVEHIYLKQGKFKNCLPVCHNFGERLAALQILMSELSEEPWKGKLINFSENPQLYSLQGLDDLKSKGELVKRMDQDWEVDMHKVFDLILEVAVKGHLKPEQMIRRVFVFASDKGFDDALGYDRCWKTDYEAIQRKFKDNGYGDVVPQIVFWNVSNVNPTSVRSIQQGVAMLSGFNTNLIKSFLDNDGEIGPDHVMEAAISDPEYQNLVVVD; the protein is encoded by the coding sequence ATGAACAAGTGGGGTTATAATTCGGGATTCAAGCGAGAGCCCTGTGTGGTCAAGAAGTATTTGGAGGACGTGAAAGCCGCCGGCAACTCCAAGATTGAGCCCGGTGCTTTGCTTCCACATGAGATCATAGGCTACGTGAACGACGGGGATGTCGGCCAAGTCGCTGAGATTCAGTGGAAGGCAATGGTAGAGCACATCTACTTAAAGCAGGGCAAGTTCAAAAACTGCTTGCCTGTATGTCATAACTTCGGAGAACGGTTGGCGGCTTTGCAAATACTGATGTCCGAACTGAGTGAAGAGCCCTGGAAAGGAAAATTGATCAATTTCAGTGAAAACCCTCAGCTATATTCATTACAAGGCCTTGATGATCTTAAGTCCAAGGGTGAGCTTGTGAAGAGGATGGACCAGGACTGGGAGGTTGATATGCACAAggtgtttgatttgattttggaggTTGCCGTGAAGGGTCATTTGAAGCCAGAGCAGATGATCAGGAGGGTGTTCGTGTTTGCCAGTGACAAAGGCTTTGATGACGCTTTGGGCTATGATCGTTGCTGGAAGACTGATTATGAGGCGATACAGCGAAAGTTCAAGGACAATGGGTATGGTGATGTGGTGCCACAGATTGTGTTTTGGAATGTGAGCAATGTTAACCCTACTTCCGTGCGTTCTATACAACAAGGGGTGGCGATGTTGAGCGGCTTCAACACAAATTTGATCAAGTCCTTTTTGGACAATGACGGAGAAATTGGCCCGGACCATGTCATGGAAGCAGCCATCTCAGACCCAGAGTATCAAAATCTAGTAGTAGTGGACTGA